A stretch of Candidatus Thermoplasmatota archaeon DNA encodes these proteins:
- a CDS encoding CocE/NonD family hydrolase produces MSQRTLAVLALVALVAAGCVGPTETVAPADTQSSLDRAGLSVERFLALPGQSLWIPASSDGTELHVRLFLPDLSSDSDWRAPTLLVMSPYFAPASREDPDDTASPPGYFRYKWLLENFVPRGYAVVFADVRGTGESGGCLEQTATLQSQDGYDLVEWIAAQPWSNGRVGMFGKSYDGETQQATATLAPPHLTTIVPVSSVSGQYEWNFYDGVPYTLHNFFGNFFYGTGEGMDPPSSVQGWRNYGSRPLCQPEMFVHGLDTSGDWDEYWEVREFRKRADDVRASVLYVHGLQDWNVKPVAIRDWFDRIPSEKRAVLGQWAHDYPEENRFRPEWSRPDWRELVHRWYDHWLLGLDNGILDDLPPVQVQDSSGTWRREAAFPPADAASFALHFAPGALVLEPPPAFEPLFFRENIEAFARSAGAPVPTVPPPVAPPNEALVFESDPLSQTIHVSGWPTVTFRFTVVDSLTGGTDPHFAFVLYDVSPDGKAQWINRGYLSARHRDGVENPKPTPMREPIDYTVRFFPADTVVEAGNRLRLVLSGSDGWTQPEGSFWAGVVESGTLSLPVVERDWNAVRLPVEFGEPVKS; encoded by the coding sequence ATGTCGCAGCGGACGCTTGCCGTCCTGGCCCTTGTCGCCCTCGTCGCGGCAGGTTGTGTCGGTCCCACCGAGACCGTGGCCCCTGCGGACACCCAGTCGTCCCTCGATCGGGCTGGGCTTTCCGTCGAACGTTTCCTGGCCTTGCCCGGCCAGAGCCTCTGGATCCCGGCGTCCAGCGACGGAACCGAGCTCCACGTCCGGCTGTTCCTCCCCGATCTCTCGTCCGATTCCGATTGGAGGGCCCCGACGCTCCTTGTCATGAGTCCGTACTTTGCGCCGGCCTCGCGCGAGGATCCCGACGACACGGCAAGCCCGCCCGGCTACTTCCGCTACAAGTGGCTCCTCGAGAACTTCGTGCCGCGCGGGTACGCGGTGGTGTTCGCCGACGTGCGAGGGACGGGGGAGAGCGGCGGATGCCTCGAGCAGACGGCCACGCTCCAATCCCAGGACGGCTACGATCTCGTGGAGTGGATCGCCGCGCAGCCTTGGAGCAATGGGCGCGTGGGCATGTTCGGGAAGTCGTACGACGGCGAGACGCAGCAGGCAACGGCAACGCTCGCGCCGCCGCACCTCACGACGATCGTCCCCGTGAGCAGCGTGAGCGGCCAGTACGAATGGAACTTCTACGACGGCGTCCCGTACACGCTCCACAACTTCTTTGGCAACTTCTTCTACGGCACGGGCGAAGGCATGGACCCGCCCTCGAGCGTCCAGGGCTGGCGCAACTACGGGTCGCGGCCGCTGTGCCAGCCGGAGATGTTCGTCCACGGCCTCGACACAAGCGGCGACTGGGACGAATATTGGGAGGTGCGGGAGTTCCGCAAGAGGGCCGACGACGTGCGCGCAAGCGTCCTCTACGTGCACGGTCTTCAGGACTGGAACGTGAAGCCCGTGGCGATCCGCGACTGGTTCGACCGCATCCCCTCGGAGAAGCGCGCCGTTCTCGGACAGTGGGCGCACGACTACCCGGAGGAGAACCGCTTCCGGCCGGAGTGGAGCCGCCCCGACTGGCGCGAGCTCGTCCACCGCTGGTACGATCACTGGCTCCTTGGCCTCGACAACGGCATCCTCGATGACCTTCCGCCCGTGCAGGTGCAGGATTCGTCGGGGACCTGGCGCCGCGAAGCGGCCTTCCCGCCCGCCGACGCCGCTTCGTTCGCGCTCCACTTCGCGCCCGGCGCGCTCGTCCTCGAGCCCCCGCCTGCGTTCGAGCCCCTCTTCTTCCGCGAGAACATCGAAGCGTTCGCGCGCTCCGCCGGCGCGCCCGTGCCCACAGTGCCCCCTCCGGTCGCTCCTCCCAACGAGGCGCTCGTGTTCGAGAGCGATCCTCTTTCCCAGACGATCCACGTCAGCGGATGGCCCACGGTGACGTTCCGGTTCACGGTCGTCGATTCGCTCACCGGCGGGACCGACCCCCACTTCGCCTTCGTCCTGTACGACGTGAGCCCCGACGGGAAGGCCCAATGGATCAACCGGGGGTACCTGTCCGCGCGCCACCGCGACGGCGTGGAGAACCCCAAGCCCACGCCCATGCGCGAGCCGATCGACTACACGGTTCGGTTCTTCCCCGCGGACACCGTCGTCGAGGCGGGGAACCGCCTCCGCCTCGTCCTTTCCGGCAGCGACGGTTGGACGCAGCCGGAGGGAAGCTTCTGGGCGGGCGTCGTCGAATCGGGCACCCTTTCGCTCCCCGTCGTCGAGCGGGACTGGAACGCCGTGCGTCTTCCCGTCGAGTTTGGCGAGCCCGTCAAGAGCTAG
- the twy1 gene encoding 4-demethylwyosine synthase TYW1: MDDELRKVLEHQQYGVVGNHSAVKVCKWTKEQLAAGRGCYKNTFYGIQSHRCLQMTPMATYCNKTCLYCWRYQGWERQVEGPFDEPRFVLDESIRQQNLLLTGAKGDSRVSPARWLESQSPKHVAISLTGEPTFYPYLSGFLAECHARGITTYLVTNGTTPEVLAKLDPPPTQLYVSFDSPDEVTFHRLGVPTTPRAWEKLNETLRMLPALRARSRTVVRHTVIKGWNAHAAGTFARMDARAQPDFIECKAYEYVGYSRERMTWDNVPLHEEVLAFAQTIRAALGYELAGERRDSRVVLLKRPGSPQFLWEDPRSQPVFGSTPPRDRTPSETGIPELAIGSPTGLGAAPDEHLHVVHEHDGSADHACGGGCGGGANARLRAEP, encoded by the coding sequence ATGGACGACGAGCTGCGGAAGGTCCTCGAGCACCAGCAGTACGGCGTCGTGGGGAACCACAGCGCCGTCAAGGTGTGCAAGTGGACCAAGGAGCAGCTTGCCGCCGGCCGCGGCTGCTACAAGAACACGTTCTACGGCATCCAGAGCCACCGCTGCCTGCAAATGACGCCGATGGCCACGTACTGCAACAAGACGTGCCTGTACTGCTGGCGCTACCAAGGATGGGAGCGTCAGGTCGAAGGGCCCTTCGACGAACCTCGGTTCGTCCTGGACGAATCGATCCGGCAGCAGAACCTCCTCCTGACGGGCGCCAAGGGGGATTCCCGCGTGTCGCCGGCGCGCTGGCTCGAGAGCCAAAGCCCCAAGCACGTGGCCATCTCGCTGACCGGCGAGCCCACCTTCTACCCGTACCTCTCGGGCTTCCTCGCCGAATGCCACGCCCGCGGCATCACCACGTACCTCGTGACGAACGGGACGACGCCGGAGGTCCTCGCCAAGCTCGATCCTCCGCCCACGCAGCTGTACGTCTCCTTCGACAGCCCCGACGAGGTCACCTTCCACCGCCTGGGCGTGCCCACGACGCCGCGCGCCTGGGAGAAGCTCAACGAGACGCTCCGCATGCTGCCGGCGCTCCGCGCGCGCAGCCGCACGGTCGTGCGCCACACGGTCATCAAGGGTTGGAACGCGCACGCGGCCGGAACGTTCGCGCGCATGGACGCGCGGGCGCAGCCGGATTTCATCGAATGCAAGGCCTACGAATACGTGGGCTACTCGCGCGAGCGCATGACCTGGGACAACGTGCCCCTGCACGAGGAGGTCCTCGCGTTTGCCCAGACGATCCGCGCCGCGCTCGGCTACGAGCTCGCGGGGGAGCGCCGCGACTCGCGGGTCGTCCTCCTGAAGCGTCCGGGTTCGCCGCAGTTCTTGTGGGAGGACCCGCGAAGCCAGCCCGTGTTTGGCTCGACCCCCCCGCGCGATCGGACGCCCTCGGAGACGGGCATCCCCGAGCTCGCCATCGGCTCCCCGACCGGTCTTGGCGCGGCACCCGACGAGCACCTCCACGTCGTGCACGAGCACGACGGCTCGGCGGACCACGCGTGCGGCGGAGGCTGCGGCGGCGGGGCGAACGCCCGCTTGCGGGCCGAGCCCTAG